The Actinocatenispora sera genome has a window encoding:
- a CDS encoding ABC transporter substrate-binding protein: MKRLKTLCGAVVLASTVVLTACGGSGTGSGVAQSGGDLVMARADEATSLLPSVPTDNASIWVIEEIYDTLTVPDQSGKSVRPSLATSWTQSSDKLSWTFHLRKDAKFTNGKTVTSADVKFSIEQNQKSDAPFSFIDTVVTAIDTPDPATVVFHTKKPWSPLPADMALYANSIVPNNYGGKSATEFAAHPIGSGPFKFASWSKGSSLKIVKNTKYWRKGTPHLDSVTFTTVPDSNTRATQLASNQIQINEYPSNSSIKTLKAQPNLTVSMFPSSEIDYMSMNVRRAPFNDVNVRKAISLAIDKKAILEAVYYGHGTLAGGFLSPTTWAHNESIKPVPHDVAAAKAALAKSSHPHGFTTTIMVGSGSQDSSSEAQLVQGDLAKIGIKVKIKTLDPSALSTAKHAGNYDMAFGLYTTDIVDPDEIARFAGTYDGGSNTLYSGYKNSKMDSLAATASSSSQQSERKAAYDQMQQIIADNVPYVPLFYVPGIYSYGKVKGFHPAATGNYFLEKVQLTK; the protein is encoded by the coding sequence ATGAAACGGTTAAAGACGCTGTGCGGTGCGGTGGTGCTCGCTTCGACCGTGGTGCTGACGGCATGCGGCGGCTCGGGTACCGGCTCGGGTGTCGCGCAGTCCGGCGGTGACCTCGTGATGGCCCGCGCGGACGAGGCGACGAGCCTGCTGCCATCGGTACCCACCGACAACGCCTCGATCTGGGTCATCGAGGAGATCTACGACACGCTCACCGTCCCGGACCAGAGCGGCAAGAGCGTGCGGCCCTCGCTCGCCACCTCGTGGACGCAGTCGTCGGACAAGCTCAGCTGGACCTTCCATCTGCGCAAGGACGCCAAGTTCACCAACGGCAAGACGGTCACGTCGGCGGACGTGAAGTTCTCCATCGAGCAGAACCAGAAGAGCGACGCGCCGTTCTCCTTCATCGACACCGTGGTCACCGCCATCGACACGCCGGACCCGGCGACCGTGGTGTTCCACACCAAGAAGCCGTGGTCCCCGCTGCCGGCCGACATGGCGCTGTACGCGAACTCGATCGTGCCGAACAACTACGGCGGCAAGTCCGCCACCGAGTTCGCCGCCCACCCGATCGGGTCGGGCCCGTTCAAGTTCGCCAGCTGGTCGAAGGGCAGCAGCCTGAAGATCGTCAAGAACACCAAGTACTGGCGCAAGGGCACCCCGCACCTCGACTCGGTCACGTTCACCACGGTGCCGGACAGCAACACCCGCGCCACTCAGCTTGCCAGCAACCAGATCCAGATCAACGAGTACCCGTCGAACTCGAGCATCAAGACGCTGAAGGCGCAGCCGAACCTGACGGTGAGCATGTTCCCGTCCAGCGAGATCGACTACATGTCGATGAACGTGCGGCGCGCGCCGTTCAACGACGTCAACGTGCGCAAGGCGATCAGCCTGGCAATCGACAAGAAGGCGATCCTCGAGGCCGTGTACTACGGGCACGGCACGCTCGCCGGCGGCTTCCTGTCCCCCACCACCTGGGCGCACAACGAGTCGATCAAGCCGGTACCGCACGACGTGGCGGCGGCGAAGGCGGCGCTGGCGAAGTCGTCGCACCCGCACGGCTTCACCACCACGATCATGGTCGGGTCCGGTTCGCAGGACTCGTCGAGCGAGGCCCAGCTGGTGCAGGGCGACCTGGCGAAGATCGGGATCAAGGTCAAGATCAAGACGCTGGATCCCAGTGCGCTGTCGACCGCGAAGCACGCGGGGAACTACGACATGGCGTTCGGCCTGTACACCACCGACATCGTGGACCCGGACGAGATCGCCCGGTTCGCCGGCACCTACGACGGCGGCTCGAACACGTTGTACTCGGGCTACAAGAACTCGAAGATGGACTCGCTGGCGGCCACCGCGAGCAGCTCGTCGCAGCAGAGCGAGCGCAAGGCCGCGTACGACCAGATGCAGCAGATCATCGCGGACAACGTCCCCTACGTCCCGCTGTTCTACGTTCCGGGCATCTACTCGTACGGCAAGGTGAAGGGCTTCCACCCGGCCGCCACCGGCAACTACTTCCTTGAGAAGGTCCAGCTGACCAAGTGA
- a CDS encoding ABC transporter permease has protein sequence MLRWFARRLLLAIPVVWGVVTISFFMMHLAPGDPARTALGEKASDASVAALRHQWGLDQSMPLQYLNYLKQLVHGDLGTSVYYHAPITSLMAQRLPVTIILVVLSAILTMLIAVPLASRSATHPNGLAAVAVRLFNAVVQGAPTFFIGAMLILFLGVRIAIFPAGGYPADIGGRAWALVLPALTIALGTVPIMVRGLRAAMIESYGSEYVAFARSKGLPERPIRYGYVLRNAGISGVSILGIQVGALASGALVIEQVFAIPGMGSMLMTGILNRDYALVQACTLVFGLLVVVVYLGTDLAYARLDPRARLS, from the coding sequence ATGCTTCGTTGGTTCGCCCGACGGCTCCTGCTCGCCATCCCCGTCGTCTGGGGCGTGGTGACCATCTCGTTCTTCATGATGCACCTCGCCCCCGGCGATCCGGCCCGTACCGCGCTCGGGGAGAAGGCCAGCGACGCCTCGGTCGCCGCACTGCGCCACCAGTGGGGGCTCGACCAGAGCATGCCGTTGCAGTACCTGAACTACCTCAAGCAACTGGTGCACGGGGACCTCGGCACGTCGGTGTACTACCACGCACCGATCACCTCGTTGATGGCCCAGCGGCTGCCGGTGACGATCATCCTGGTCGTGCTGAGCGCGATCCTCACGATGCTCATCGCGGTACCGCTGGCCTCGCGCAGCGCCACCCACCCCAACGGCCTCGCCGCCGTGGCGGTGCGGCTGTTCAACGCGGTCGTGCAGGGCGCGCCGACGTTCTTCATCGGCGCGATGCTGATCCTGTTCCTCGGGGTACGGATCGCGATCTTCCCGGCCGGCGGCTACCCGGCCGACATCGGCGGCCGGGCCTGGGCACTGGTCCTGCCGGCGCTGACCATCGCGCTGGGCACCGTGCCGATCATGGTGCGCGGCCTGCGCGCGGCGATGATCGAGTCGTACGGCAGCGAGTACGTCGCCTTCGCCCGGTCCAAGGGCCTGCCGGAGCGGCCCATCCGGTACGGCTACGTCCTGCGCAACGCGGGCATCTCCGGCGTCAGTATCCTCGGCATCCAGGTCGGCGCGCTCGCCAGCGGCGCGCTGGTCATCGAGCAGGTGTTCGCGATCCCGGGAATGGGTTCGATGCTGATGACCGGGATCCTCAACCGCGACTACGCCCTGGTACAGGCGTGCACGCTGGTGTTCGGTCTGCTCGTGGTCGTGGTCTATCTCGGGACCGACCTCGCCTATGCCCGCCTGGACCCGAGAGCGAGGTTGTCATGA
- a CDS encoding ABC transporter permease — MTVTDAAAVARTAITPPRKSRVWAPAWMRRHNLQLWIGAGMLGLMVVAAIFAPLIAPHNPITPDAAHALLPVSADHPFGTDNLGRDIFSRVVYGARSDLTIAIVAVAAPFVIGLAFGIVSGYFGGWFDSIMMRLADIVTAFPFFILVIALVFLMGNGALSIFIAITCVSWVAYARLVRGEAMVLRNKEFVAACQASGISTVGILVRHFVPNVVSQAIVYAMSDIVMNVGVIVTLSYLGLGITPPTPDWGSMMAGGQQFLAGGFYGMTLFPAGAVIWTSLALSFIGDGLTHQLRIDR, encoded by the coding sequence ATGACCGTCACCGACGCCGCCGCGGTCGCCCGGACCGCGATCACCCCACCGCGCAAGAGCAGGGTGTGGGCGCCGGCGTGGATGCGGCGGCACAACCTGCAGCTGTGGATCGGTGCCGGCATGCTCGGCCTGATGGTGGTCGCCGCGATCTTCGCGCCGCTGATCGCACCGCACAACCCGATCACGCCGGACGCCGCGCACGCGCTGCTGCCGGTGTCGGCGGACCACCCGTTCGGCACCGACAACCTCGGCCGCGACATCTTTTCCCGGGTGGTGTACGGCGCGCGCTCCGACCTGACGATCGCGATCGTCGCGGTCGCCGCGCCGTTCGTCATCGGGCTCGCGTTCGGGATCGTCTCCGGCTACTTCGGTGGCTGGTTCGACAGCATCATGATGCGGCTGGCCGACATCGTCACCGCGTTCCCGTTCTTCATCCTCGTCATCGCGCTGGTGTTCCTGATGGGCAACGGGGCCCTGTCCATCTTCATCGCGATCACCTGCGTGTCCTGGGTCGCCTACGCCCGGCTGGTACGCGGCGAGGCGATGGTGTTGCGTAACAAGGAGTTCGTGGCGGCCTGCCAGGCCAGCGGCATCTCCACGGTCGGCATCCTGGTGCGCCACTTCGTTCCCAACGTGGTCAGCCAGGCCATCGTGTACGCGATGAGCGACATCGTGATGAACGTCGGCGTCATCGTGACCCTCAGCTACCTGGGGCTCGGGATCACACCGCCCACCCCGGACTGGGGTTCGATGATGGCGGGCGGCCAGCAGTTCCTCGCGGGCGGCTTCTACGGCATGACGCTGTTCCCGGCGGGTGCGGTGATCTGGACCAGCCTGGCGCTGTCGTTCATCGGTGACGGGCTGACCCACCAGCTGCGGATCGACCGGTAG
- a CDS encoding ABC transporter ATP-binding protein, with protein sequence MTVDSTGELLIVEGLSLELDIGGMQLNALRDVSFSLRPGEARGLVGESGSGKSLTLRAILGLLPPNARITSGRMVVAGQEFDLTRTDREHRRRIARLRGSSVAMIFQEPAVALNPVVPVGKQIIDAVARRDGLTKRAARDYALHLMDLVGIHDASTKIDAYPFELSGGLKQRVMIAAAVAGEPQLILCDEPTTALDVTVQKQILSLFTHLRDELHASLLYVTHDLAVVAQLCDSVTVLYSGEVMESSDDLRAVFDGAQHPYTEALLRSTPDVDRIEQRLYSIPGSAASLSERAGGCQFARRCEYARDDCRTGAIPDTSGTPGRVVRCLHKVGAPADGVPVGGIDG encoded by the coding sequence ATGACAGTCGATTCGACCGGCGAGCTGCTGATCGTCGAAGGCCTCTCGCTGGAACTGGACATCGGCGGGATGCAGCTCAACGCGCTGCGGGACGTGTCGTTCTCGCTGCGTCCGGGCGAGGCCCGGGGGCTCGTGGGCGAGTCGGGCTCGGGCAAGAGCCTGACGCTGCGGGCGATCCTCGGCTTGCTGCCGCCCAACGCCCGCATCACGTCGGGCCGGATGGTGGTCGCCGGCCAGGAGTTCGACCTGACCCGGACCGACCGGGAGCACCGGCGCCGCATCGCCCGGCTGCGCGGTTCGTCGGTCGCGATGATCTTCCAGGAACCCGCCGTGGCGCTCAACCCGGTGGTACCGGTGGGCAAGCAGATCATCGACGCCGTCGCCCGCCGCGACGGGCTCACCAAGCGGGCGGCGCGCGACTACGCGCTGCACCTGATGGACCTGGTCGGCATCCACGACGCCAGCACGAAGATCGACGCGTACCCGTTCGAGCTGTCCGGTGGGCTCAAGCAGCGGGTGATGATCGCGGCCGCGGTCGCCGGCGAGCCGCAGCTGATCCTGTGCGACGAACCGACCACCGCACTCGACGTCACGGTGCAGAAGCAGATCCTGAGCCTGTTCACCCACCTGCGCGACGAGCTGCACGCCAGCCTGCTCTACGTCACCCACGATCTCGCGGTGGTGGCGCAGCTGTGCGACTCGGTCACGGTGCTCTACTCCGGCGAGGTGATGGAGTCCTCGGACGATCTGCGCGCGGTGTTCGACGGCGCGCAGCATCCCTACACCGAGGCGCTGCTGCGATCCACGCCGGACGTCGACCGCATCGAGCAACGGCTCTACTCGATTCCCGGCAGCGCCGCCTCGCTGAGCGAACGTGCCGGCGGGTGCCAGTTCGCGCGGCGCTGCGAGTACGCCCGGGACGACTGTCGCACCGGCGCGATCCCGGACACCTCAGGCACCCCGGGCCGGGTCGTACGGTGCCTGCACAAGGTCGGCGCGCCCGCCGACGGCGTACCCGTGGGAGGCATCGATGGCTGA
- a CDS encoding ABC transporter ATP-binding protein, whose translation MAEVDGVGVPVDEPLLRCTDVNISFAQRGKAERFHAVRDASLEVGSADIVGLVGESGSGKSTLARAIVGLQRIDSGAIEFQGRPFGRTRTAEDRRGIQMIFQDPFGSLDPRMKIRSALAEIIRRHTPLRGKQIDARCAELMDMVQLPRSILSSRPAGMSGGQRQRVAIARALSINPRLLVADEPVAALDVSVQAGIVNLLSDLRRDVGLSILFISHDLSIVRTLCDSVNVIYRGDIVESRPCAELFDDPRSDYTRTLLSAIPRLNGPRTEGLAQGQSLGARRR comes from the coding sequence ATGGCTGAGGTCGACGGCGTGGGCGTGCCGGTGGACGAACCGCTGCTGCGGTGCACCGACGTCAACATCAGCTTTGCCCAGCGCGGCAAGGCGGAGCGCTTCCACGCGGTACGCGACGCCTCGCTCGAGGTGGGTTCGGCCGACATCGTGGGCCTGGTCGGCGAGTCCGGGTCGGGCAAGTCGACGCTGGCGCGGGCGATCGTCGGGCTGCAGCGGATCGACTCGGGTGCCATCGAGTTCCAGGGCAGGCCGTTCGGGCGCACCCGTACCGCCGAGGACCGGCGCGGCATTCAGATGATCTTCCAGGACCCCTTCGGTTCGCTGGATCCGCGGATGAAGATCCGCTCCGCGCTGGCCGAGATCATCCGGCGGCACACCCCGCTGCGTGGCAAGCAGATCGACGCGCGGTGCGCCGAGTTGATGGACATGGTGCAGCTGCCGCGATCGATCCTGTCCTCCCGGCCCGCCGGCATGTCGGGCGGGCAGCGCCAGCGCGTCGCGATCGCGCGGGCGCTGTCGATCAACCCGCGGCTGCTGGTCGCCGACGAGCCGGTCGCCGCGCTCGACGTGTCGGTACAGGCGGGCATCGTGAACCTGCTGTCGGACCTGCGCCGCGACGTCGGGCTGTCGATCCTGTTCATCTCGCACGACCTGTCGATCGTGCGCACCCTGTGCGACTCGGTGAACGTGATCTACCGCGGCGACATCGTGGAGTCGCGGCCGTGCGCCGAGCTGTTCGACGACCCGCGCAGCGACTACACCAGAACCCTGTTGAGTGCGATCCCCCGGCTCAACGGGCCGCGTACCGAGGGCCTCGCGCAGGGGCAGTCGCTCGGCGCGCGGCGCCGCTAG
- a CDS encoding ubiquinol-cytochrome c reductase iron-sulfur subunit — protein sequence MSQVRPTRRGVLAAGGALAAAGTLAACSGGDDGEDSGSDGGQQGQGKGHPAGLVALDKVPVRGAVSATGPKGEKLIVARPDQDTAVAFSAICTHQGCTVAPAGSQLHCPCHGSVYDALTGKNVSGPAPRPLATFAVRVKAGEVVADQS from the coding sequence ATGAGCCAGGTACGTCCGACCCGCCGCGGGGTGCTCGCCGCCGGCGGCGCGCTTGCCGCCGCCGGTACGCTCGCCGCCTGCAGTGGCGGAGACGACGGCGAGGACAGCGGCTCCGACGGCGGGCAGCAGGGCCAGGGCAAGGGCCACCCCGCCGGCCTGGTCGCGCTGGACAAGGTGCCGGTGCGCGGTGCCGTGTCGGCCACCGGGCCGAAGGGCGAGAAGCTGATCGTGGCGCGGCCGGACCAGGACACGGCGGTGGCGTTCAGCGCGATCTGCACCCATCAGGGCTGCACGGTCGCGCCGGCCGGCTCGCAGCTGCACTGCCCGTGCCACGGCTCCGTCTACGACGCGCTCACCGGCAAGAACGTCTCTGGACCGGCACCGCGCCCGCTGGCCACCTTCGCGGTGCGGGTCAAGGCCGGCGAGGTGGTCGCCGACCAGTCTTAG
- a CDS encoding DUF120 domain-containing protein, protein MGDGDDLEPNRPHRAGRAVLQVLQGRVRPGIGDYGQWVSMHRAVYQRYTGMVLYPGSLNVELDEPWPLPSRRIHIDAAEVGRGVNLVPCHVFDRPAFIMRTDENEAGTGSHPRTVVEVVTDVRLRDAFHLEDGDPVRLTV, encoded by the coding sequence ATGGGCGACGGCGACGATCTCGAACCGAACCGGCCGCATCGCGCAGGCCGAGCGGTGCTGCAGGTCCTGCAGGGACGGGTGCGTCCGGGCATCGGCGACTACGGGCAGTGGGTGTCGATGCACCGGGCCGTCTACCAGCGGTACACCGGGATGGTGCTCTACCCGGGCAGCCTCAACGTCGAGCTGGACGAACCGTGGCCGCTGCCGAGCCGGCGGATCCACATCGACGCCGCGGAGGTCGGCCGGGGCGTCAACCTGGTGCCCTGCCACGTGTTCGACCGGCCGGCGTTCATCATGCGCACGGACGAGAACGAGGCCGGTACCGGGTCGCATCCACGCACCGTCGTCGAAGTCGTCACCGATGTCCGGCTCCGGGACGCGTTCCACCTGGAGGACGGCGACCCGGTACGGCTCACCGTCTGA
- a CDS encoding DEAD/DEAH box helicase, which produces MTAAGAPGAPSHPYACSAPVLAELLSAVGPSLAWLTTRARHGRVVLQLPVQGGLPVPSPDLATWGVRAPATGSVEQGLLRFGVPALLFDPDEAAQLLGELAEPGSAVLPTESPPGSPAELPCGNSLLWLILVHDLAWRMVGRGRVLPTVRLDAPVPEARWAPVSDATAWAEIRRLTACCPPACRAEWTPHEPAGRDAAELVADLLDSLVDREVRAATRDRPPLVASATTGVERWLRALTAADGRIGEADADELAALDDALGRWRRSGQPRTGPLRLCFRLVEPIGPEADDPDGSAADEDWRLEFLLQPVDEPSLMVLAADVWSDGPAREALRRSVHRPADVLLAELERAAQFFPRLRDVLRTYLPGEVILDRGDAYAFLRDVAPQLSAAGYGVLLPAWWRRPHRFGLALSTRAVAERDARRLRLVDRDSVVAFQWRAAIDGVPLTDGEMRMLASAKRPLVRVHGQWLPADPDQIAAAARFLARAGGETMSSAEVLRLAVDPDAEVAGLPVATVDTDGALATVLAGAETGPGNELVPPPDFRAVLRPYQQRGLAWLGLMSRLGIGAVLADDMGLGKTVQVLALLAAERGDGPTLLICPMSLVGNWQRETERFAPDLTIHVHHGGQRLSGRALADAVGRCDLVVTTYGVAHRDVEQLRDIGWRRVVVDEAQYIKNSGTRQSAAIRRLPARHRIALTGTPVENRLTELHAILDFANPGLFGSRAAFRERYAVPIEQDDNDRAAAAFRRRIRPFVLRRLKTDPAVAAELPDKAEMTVLCNLTAEQATLYQAVVDDMLDRMKGARGIRRRGVVLATLTRLKQICNHPAHFLQDGSALPGRSGKLARLEDILHTVVANGERALVFTQYARFGTMLHRHLLHRLPRDVSYLHGGLAQRRRDELVERFQQADGPAVMLLSVKAGGTGLNLTAANHVVHVDRWWNPAVEEQASDRAFRIGQRKDVQIRKLVCVGTIEERIDALIEGKRALARTTVGSDDAWLAGLSTEALHELVTLSAEAVGE; this is translated from the coding sequence GTGACCGCTGCGGGAGCGCCGGGGGCGCCGAGCCATCCGTACGCGTGCTCGGCGCCGGTACTGGCCGAGCTGCTCTCGGCCGTCGGCCCGTCCCTGGCGTGGCTCACCACGCGCGCGCGGCACGGCCGGGTGGTGCTGCAGCTGCCGGTGCAGGGTGGCCTGCCGGTGCCGTCGCCCGATCTCGCTACCTGGGGCGTGCGCGCGCCAGCGACCGGGTCGGTGGAACAGGGCCTGCTGCGGTTCGGCGTTCCCGCGTTGCTGTTCGACCCGGACGAGGCGGCACAACTGCTGGGTGAGCTGGCCGAACCCGGTTCGGCCGTACTGCCGACCGAGTCGCCGCCCGGCAGCCCGGCCGAGCTGCCGTGCGGGAACTCCCTGCTGTGGCTGATCCTGGTACACGATCTGGCCTGGCGCATGGTCGGTCGCGGCCGCGTGCTGCCCACGGTGCGGCTCGATGCGCCGGTGCCGGAGGCCCGCTGGGCACCGGTCTCCGACGCGACCGCGTGGGCCGAGATCCGCCGCCTCACCGCGTGCTGCCCGCCGGCCTGCCGCGCCGAGTGGACACCGCACGAGCCGGCGGGGCGCGATGCGGCCGAGCTGGTGGCCGACCTGCTCGACAGCCTGGTGGACCGGGAGGTGCGGGCGGCCACCCGGGATCGTCCACCGCTGGTGGCCTCCGCCACGACCGGGGTCGAGCGCTGGCTGCGCGCGCTGACCGCGGCCGACGGCCGCATCGGGGAGGCCGACGCGGACGAACTCGCGGCGCTCGACGACGCCCTCGGCCGGTGGCGACGCTCGGGGCAACCGCGTACCGGGCCGTTGCGACTGTGCTTCCGGCTGGTCGAGCCGATCGGGCCCGAGGCCGACGACCCGGACGGATCCGCGGCGGACGAGGACTGGCGGCTCGAGTTCCTGCTGCAGCCCGTCGACGAGCCCTCGCTGATGGTGCTGGCCGCCGACGTCTGGTCGGACGGCCCGGCCCGGGAGGCGTTGCGCCGCAGCGTGCACCGGCCCGCCGACGTGCTGCTCGCCGAGCTCGAACGGGCGGCCCAGTTCTTCCCGCGCCTGCGCGACGTGTTGCGTACCTACCTGCCCGGCGAGGTGATCCTGGACCGCGGCGACGCGTACGCGTTCCTGCGGGACGTGGCGCCGCAGCTGTCCGCCGCCGGGTACGGGGTGCTGCTGCCGGCCTGGTGGCGGCGACCGCACCGGTTCGGGCTGGCGCTGTCCACCCGGGCGGTGGCGGAGCGCGACGCCCGCCGCCTGCGGCTGGTCGACCGCGACTCCGTGGTGGCGTTCCAGTGGCGGGCGGCGATCGACGGGGTGCCGCTCACCGACGGCGAGATGCGGATGCTCGCGTCGGCGAAGAGGCCGTTGGTGCGGGTGCACGGCCAGTGGCTGCCGGCCGATCCGGACCAGATCGCCGCCGCCGCGCGGTTCCTCGCGCGCGCCGGTGGCGAGACCATGTCGAGCGCCGAGGTGCTGCGCCTGGCCGTGGACCCGGACGCCGAGGTGGCCGGGCTGCCGGTCGCCACGGTGGACACCGACGGCGCCCTGGCCACGGTACTGGCCGGCGCGGAGACCGGGCCGGGGAACGAACTGGTACCCCCGCCGGACTTCCGGGCGGTGCTGCGGCCCTACCAGCAGCGCGGGCTGGCCTGGTTGGGGCTGATGTCGCGGTTGGGGATCGGTGCGGTGCTCGCCGACGACATGGGGCTGGGCAAGACCGTGCAGGTCCTCGCGCTGCTGGCGGCGGAGCGCGGCGACGGACCCACCCTGCTGATCTGCCCGATGTCGTTGGTGGGGAACTGGCAGCGGGAGACCGAGCGCTTCGCCCCCGACCTGACCATCCACGTACACCATGGCGGACAGCGGTTGAGCGGCCGCGCGCTGGCCGACGCGGTCGGGCGCTGCGACCTGGTGGTGACCACCTACGGCGTGGCGCATCGCGACGTGGAGCAGTTGCGGGACATCGGCTGGCGGCGCGTCGTGGTCGACGAGGCCCAGTACATCAAGAACAGCGGCACGCGGCAGTCGGCCGCCATCCGCCGGTTGCCGGCGCGGCACCGGATCGCGCTGACCGGTACCCCGGTGGAGAACCGGCTCACCGAGCTGCACGCCATCCTGGACTTCGCCAACCCCGGGCTGTTCGGGTCCCGCGCGGCGTTCCGGGAACGCTACGCGGTCCCGATCGAGCAGGACGACAACGACCGGGCCGCGGCGGCGTTCCGGCGCCGGATCCGGCCGTTCGTGTTGCGCCGCCTCAAGACCGACCCGGCGGTGGCCGCGGAGCTGCCGGACAAGGCGGAGATGACCGTGCTGTGCAACCTCACCGCCGAGCAGGCCACGCTGTACCAGGCGGTGGTCGACGACATGCTCGACCGGATGAAGGGCGCCCGGGGGATCCGCCGGCGCGGTGTGGTGCTGGCGACGCTCACCCGGCTCAAGCAGATCTGCAACCACCCGGCCCACTTCCTGCAGGACGGTTCGGCGCTCCCGGGCCGCTCCGGCAAGCTCGCCCGGCTGGAGGACATCCTGCACACCGTCGTGGCCAACGGCGAGCGCGCGCTCGTGTTCACGCAGTACGCCCGGTTCGGGACGATGCTGCACCGGCACCTGCTGCACCGGCTGCCGCGCGACGTGTCGTACCTGCATGGCGGGCTCGCCCAGCGTCGCCGCGACGAGCTGGTCGAACGGTTCCAGCAGGCCGACGGGCCGGCCGTCATGCTGCTGTCGGTCAAGGCCGGCGGTACCGGGCTGAACCTCACCGCCGCGAACCACGTCGTCCACGTGGACCGCTGGTGGAACCCGGCGGTCGAGGAGCAGGCCAGCGATCGGGCATTCCGGATCGGCCAGCGCAAGGACGTCCAGATCCGGAAGCTGGTGTGTGTCGGCACCATCGAGGAACGCATCGACGCGCTGATCGAGGGCAAGCGGGCGCTGGCGCGGACCACGGTCGGCAGCGACGACGCCTGGCTGGCCGGCCTGTCCACCGAGGCGCTCCACGAGCTGGTCACGCTGTCGGCGGAGGCGGTCGGTGAATAG
- a CDS encoding class I SAM-dependent methyltransferase, with protein MTTIPTSAETGDRHGTFAPARSEWLQSRDHVRNLVRQEMIGRQLDRHLPAAPQRVLDVGAGQGTQSIRLARAGHQVLAVEPDGAMRAACTAALAAEPAAVRDRVTLADGAVGRLAPVVADRRFDAVLLLGVLMYLPASGPALAELAAHVAPGGFLAVAARTTTSALWRPAARQDWLAAAETLAEHEAARAEGRDLRYVNEIGSQARADTFETLVGQAATAGLELEQWYGVRVAVDLAELDPVPPTDPAEWQALLDVEERLGTTDPYRQLAQLAHLILRRPAH; from the coding sequence GTGACGACGATCCCGACCTCGGCGGAAACCGGCGACCGGCACGGCACGTTCGCCCCCGCGCGCAGCGAATGGCTCCAGAGCAGGGACCACGTACGCAATCTCGTCCGGCAGGAGATGATCGGCCGGCAACTCGACCGCCACCTGCCGGCCGCACCGCAGCGAGTCCTGGACGTCGGCGCCGGGCAGGGTACCCAGTCGATCCGCCTGGCCCGGGCCGGTCATCAGGTACTGGCCGTCGAGCCCGACGGTGCGATGCGCGCGGCGTGCACCGCGGCGCTCGCCGCCGAGCCGGCCGCGGTGCGCGACCGGGTGACCCTGGCCGACGGGGCGGTCGGCCGGCTCGCCCCGGTCGTGGCCGACCGTCGCTTCGACGCCGTGCTGCTGCTCGGCGTGCTGATGTACCTGCCGGCCAGCGGACCCGCGCTGGCCGAACTCGCCGCCCACGTCGCCCCCGGCGGCTTCCTGGCGGTGGCCGCCCGTACGACGACCTCGGCGTTGTGGCGTCCGGCCGCCCGGCAGGACTGGCTGGCCGCGGCGGAGACCCTCGCCGAGCACGAGGCCGCCCGCGCCGAGGGGCGCGACCTGCGCTACGTCAACGAAATCGGCAGCCAGGCCCGGGCCGACACCTTCGAGACCCTCGTCGGGCAGGCCGCGACGGCCGGCCTCGAACTGGAGCAGTGGTACGGAGTGCGGGTCGCCGTCGACCTGGCCGAGCTGGACCCGGTACCGCCGACCGATCCCGCCGAGTGGCAGGCGCTGCTCGATGTGGAAGAACGCCTCGGCACCACCGACCCGTACCGGCAGCTCGCCCAGCTCGCCCACCTCATCCTCCGCCGCCCCGCCCACTGA
- a CDS encoding dihydrofolate reductase family protein — translation MAKLIYSMITSLDGYVEATDGDLGVGAEDPEVHTFINDLFRPVGTYLYGRRMYETMVYWETVPATPDLPPHIRQYARDWRAAEKVVYSTTLASVSSAKTRIERSFDPDAVRTLKAEADRDLTIDGPNLAAQAIAAGLVDEYHLFVTTSVVGGGKRFFPDGVRLDLDLVEQRAFGSGLIYARYRTR, via the coding sequence ATGGCGAAGCTGATCTACTCGATGATCACCTCGCTCGACGGCTACGTCGAGGCAACGGACGGTGATCTCGGCGTCGGGGCCGAGGATCCGGAGGTGCACACCTTCATCAACGACCTGTTCCGCCCGGTCGGCACGTACCTCTACGGCCGACGGATGTACGAGACGATGGTCTACTGGGAGACCGTGCCGGCCACGCCCGACCTGCCGCCGCACATCCGGCAGTACGCGCGGGACTGGCGGGCCGCGGAGAAGGTGGTGTACTCCACCACGCTGGCTTCGGTGTCGAGCGCGAAGACCAGGATCGAGCGCAGCTTCGACCCCGACGCGGTGCGCACGCTGAAGGCCGAGGCCGATCGCGACCTCACCATCGACGGCCCGAACCTCGCCGCGCAGGCGATCGCGGCCGGCCTGGTGGACGAGTACCACCTGTTCGTCACCACGAGCGTCGTCGGCGGCGGCAAGCGGTTCTTCCCCGACGGTGTCCGCCTGGATCTCGACCTGGTCGAGCAGCGCGCCTTCGGCAGCGGGCTGATCTACGCCCGCTACCGGACCCGCTGA